The segment AGATCGCAATGGAGGGGATGCCTTGTCCGGCCCCCTGCAACGCTGCGCCCACCGTACCGGAGCCGGTAATGCTTGAACCGAGATTCTCACCGTAATTGATGCCGGACACCACAAGATCCGGACTAAACGACGGCAAGCAACTCAAACCATGCCGCACCGCAAAGGCTGGCGAGGCGTCACAGGCATAGGCCTGATAATCCCGCCCACCGATGGAGAGAGGCACGGGTTGCATGGCGCTTGCCTTGTTACCTGTCAGCGCACGGCCCATGGCCGTCTGCTGGTGCAACGGAGCCACAATCTCGACATCCGCCAGCCCATACAAACCATCCACAGCCGCATGCAGCCCCGGGGAATGCACTCCATCATCATTGGTCACCAGAATTTTTGGCATTGCGTTGGATTGTCTCCGATTATTCGATGCAGAGGATGTCATAGTCATGCCCGGAGATGCATTTGGCACCACTGGCGGTGACCTCAAAGGTATTTTCCACGCCCACCATGCCCAGCCCGGGCACCCCGAACTTGGGCTCAAGAGCAAAGACCATGCCCTCTTCCAGTGGAGTCTTGATCTTGTTGGCGATGGCCGGGAACTCGTCGATGACCAGCCCGATACCGTGGCCCAGGAACACGACCTTGTTTTTGCCCAAAGACATGAAGCCTTCGGTCATGCCCCGACGCGTCGACTCCTCCATGACCTGATTGTACAGATCCTCGGGAATGGCGCCCGGTAGCATGCGCTCGGCCAGCCAGGCCTGGATTTCCACACAAAAATCATGGCCACGCCTGACCTCGTCGGAAATGCTGGTTGCCGGTCCAGCCCAGTAGCACTGGGTCTTGTCCGTGACATACCCTTCCAGACAGAAACCGATATCACACGTCAGGGGTTCGCCCGCATTCCATATCTTGCCCGCATAGCCCATGAACGGCACTGCCGGGTGTTCGCCACGGATACCAACCGGTCCATTGAACACGCTGGGGTAGTTGCCGGAATCACCGGCAGAGACATGCCCAAGAAAACATTCCTCGCCAAAATTGCCCATGCGCAGCGGCCCGGAATGGCCCAGTGCAAAGAAAGCCTCCCAGGACTTGTGGCTCACT is part of the Desulfovibrio ferrophilus genome and harbors:
- a CDS encoding M24 family metallopeptidase; this translates as MFTAIETIPREELELRWARCRAMLETHAPEAEGLLAFSRVNLYYLTGHLANGLFWLPKSGEPVLLCRKGIERARLESSVPHIVEFRSYKDIKGLLADVGSPLGKIIGVQMDGLPWSFGVKLEQTLNGDCRIVPADFVLTMTRAKKTEWELAKLRLCGERHHKALYEMLPEMIRPGMSEREVSHKSWEAFFALGHSGPLRMGNFGEECFLGHVSAGDSGNYPSVFNGPVGIRGEHPAVPFMGYAGKIWNAGEPLTCDIGFCLEGYVTDKTQCYWAGPATSISDEVRRGHDFCVEIQAWLAERMLPGAIPEDLYNQVMEESTRRGMTEGFMSLGKNKVVFLGHGIGLVIDEFPAIANKIKTPLEEGMVFALEPKFGVPGLGMVGVENTFEVTASGAKCISGHDYDILCIE